The following proteins are co-located in the Candidatus Thermoplasmatota archaeon genome:
- a CDS encoding DUF2330 domain-containing protein: MESVPKKLIKNTNKILCIVISLTLVLIALSSSANADRGMVSLQGISVYEPGQKAIIAWNGSEEILILSTDVHSESNTSVLEILPLPSMPNVTLGNFSSFYKIQELIWYHSYYKSVEDRNYYLAAAALGNESVEVVFQQKVGLHNITIVHIKSNAEYAAWIDNFLIEKNVSNDVLPAPLNALIAEYLNLGISYFVFDELELTPAIRSIEPIIYRFSTTCLYYPLRISSIVEGNTTVTLFCITDQIIDWSSVENLGFNRKIEFDLNKTELLEIEPKIGEMFGSRARLYVCECSVALQTLISDIRATAFTIVIQPTHPQNILQSPLAIATFLTATAILLGLFFSATELGKYKLFAFLIVPLFTKLKKEAILDHYTRGRIHGFIEANPGAHFNLIKRTLGLNNGTLSYHLRVLEKSGLIKHSNDGFKERFYPIYAEIPTVPYLSSTEEAILEVIKATPGITQKELKSKLNLSQPLLSYYTTKLAELELLEQVREGKEIKYYLKEKVGEGNREEN; the protein is encoded by the coding sequence GAAAAAGCTCATAAAGAATACTAACAAAATTTTATGCATAGTAATAAGTTTGACTCTTGTACTCATTGCTTTGAGTAGCAGTGCTAATGCAGACAGAGGAATGGTTAGTCTGCAGGGCATTTCTGTGTATGAGCCAGGTCAAAAGGCAATTATTGCTTGGAATGGCAGCGAGGAAATCCTTATCCTTTCTACAGATGTACATAGCGAAAGCAACACATCAGTATTAGAAATACTGCCTCTGCCTTCTATGCCTAATGTAACGCTTGGAAATTTTAGCTCGTTCTACAAAATCCAAGAACTAATCTGGTATCATAGCTATTATAAGAGTGTGGAGGACCGAAATTATTATTTAGCGGCGGCAGCACTTGGAAATGAGAGTGTGGAAGTTGTGTTCCAGCAAAAGGTCGGCCTTCACAATATTACAATCGTTCATATAAAATCAAATGCAGAATACGCTGCTTGGATTGATAACTTTCTCATTGAGAAGAACGTAAGTAATGATGTTTTACCAGCACCATTAAACGCCTTAATCGCTGAGTATCTCAACTTAGGTATATCATACTTTGTGTTTGACGAGCTAGAGTTAACCCCTGCTATACGGAGTATCGAGCCGATTATATATCGATTTTCTACAACCTGTCTCTATTATCCACTTCGTATCTCGTCCATTGTTGAGGGTAACACTACAGTTACTTTATTCTGCATAACAGACCAAATTATAGATTGGAGCTCAGTGGAAAATTTAGGGTTTAACAGAAAAATCGAATTTGATTTGAACAAGACAGAACTTTTAGAGATTGAGCCGAAGATTGGCGAGATGTTCGGTAGTCGTGCTAGACTTTACGTATGTGAATGCTCAGTAGCGCTCCAAACATTAATCAGCGATATTAGAGCAACTGCTTTCACTATTGTCATTCAGCCAACGCATCCTCAAAATATACTTCAATCACCTCTCGCTATAGCTACTTTTCTTACAGCTACTGCGATACTTTTAGGACTGTTTTTCAGTGCAACAGAGCTCGGCAAATATAAATTATTCGCTTTTCTTATAGTACCTCTATTCACTAAACTAAAAAAAGAGGCTATTTTAGATCATTATACGAGGGGCAGAATACATGGCTTCATAGAAGCGAATCCGGGAGCGCATTTCAATTTAATCAAGCGCACTTTGGGCTTGAATAATGGTACATTATCATATCATTTGAGAGTTCTAGAAAAGAGCGGGTTAATAAAACACAGTAATGACGGATTTAAAGAAAGATTCTATCCTATCTACGCAGAAATACCGACAGTACCTTATCTTTCAAGCACAGAAGAAGCTATTCTTGAAGTGATAAAAGCTACGCCTGGAATAACTCAAAAAGAACTAAAATCGAAACTCAATTTAAGTCAGCCTTTACTGAGCTATTACACTACAAAACTTGCAGAGCTAGAGCTTTTAGAGCAGGTAAGAGAAGGCAAAGAGATAAAATATTATTTGAAAGAGAAAGTTGGGGAAGGTAATAGAGAAGAAAACTAA